In the Veillonellaceae bacterium genome, one interval contains:
- a CDS encoding IS3 family transposase, which yields ELDEYVKWFNEKRIHSTLGYLSPAQYKSMSLSKSV from the coding sequence GAATTGGATGAATATGTAAAGTGGTTCAATGAAAAGCGGATTCATTCTACCTTAGGATACCTTAGCCCGGCTCAATATAAATCTATGTCCCTTAGCAAATCTGTCTAG